In a single window of the Luteolibacter sp. Y139 genome:
- a CDS encoding PTPDL family protein, which yields MKAHRLFRYLPLLAIASVSADTFELKDGTKFEGTIVKEDGSDYIISVQVTKSIKDERRVPKANVVNQTAERKDETEFPEIAKLVPAPDLQTAEVYHAQANKVEAFIKKYPQSPKKGEALKVLAALQKEMDVVNAGGIKFEGKLMSANDRLPKAYALDAGIQAAEMKAAADKGDPVSALRAWTKLETGFQGSTAYRENIPYVVKLMKAQLTAVSSSLASFDARTKKRAEGLAAMSSSDRNMSNSALQEELDEYMARLEKDKAAGHKWPPLDAYVKAPLEETKRNLETEIRRLETTPTANLPKTEEAYDAAWAAVTKTGATQQDVSTALSNARSASLPQPYVDILTKAAPAPAPSN from the coding sequence ATGAAAGCCCACCGCCTTTTCCGTTACCTTCCGCTGCTCGCCATCGCCAGCGTCTCGGCCGATACCTTCGAGCTGAAGGATGGCACCAAGTTCGAGGGCACCATCGTCAAGGAAGACGGGAGCGACTACATCATCTCGGTGCAGGTCACCAAGTCGATCAAGGACGAGCGCCGTGTCCCGAAAGCGAACGTGGTGAACCAAACCGCGGAGCGGAAGGACGAGACGGAGTTCCCTGAAATCGCGAAGCTGGTGCCCGCTCCGGACCTGCAGACCGCGGAGGTCTATCACGCACAGGCGAACAAGGTGGAGGCATTCATCAAGAAGTACCCGCAGAGCCCGAAGAAGGGTGAAGCGCTCAAGGTGCTGGCGGCGCTGCAGAAGGAAATGGATGTGGTGAACGCCGGTGGCATCAAGTTCGAAGGCAAGCTGATGTCCGCCAACGACCGCCTGCCGAAGGCGTATGCGCTGGATGCCGGCATCCAAGCCGCCGAGATGAAGGCCGCGGCTGACAAGGGCGACCCGGTCAGCGCGCTGCGTGCGTGGACGAAGCTGGAGACCGGCTTCCAGGGGAGCACCGCCTACCGCGAGAATATTCCCTACGTGGTGAAGCTGATGAAGGCGCAGCTCACCGCTGTCAGCTCCAGCCTCGCCAGCTTCGATGCGCGGACGAAGAAGCGCGCCGAAGGACTGGCCGCGATGTCCAGCTCGGACCGCAACATGAGCAATTCGGCGCTCCAGGAGGAGCTGGACGAGTACATGGCCCGGCTGGAGAAGGACAAGGCCGCCGGTCACAAGTGGCCGCCGCTCGATGCCTATGTGAAGGCCCCGCTGGAAGAGACCAAGCGCAACCTGGAGACCGAGATCCGCCGCTTGGAAACTACCCCGACCGCCAACCTGCCGAAGACGGAGGAAGCCTATGACGCCGCCTGGGCCGCCGTGACCAAGACCGGCGCCACGCAGCAGGATGTGTCCACCGCCCTTTCGAACGCCCGCAGCGCCAGCCTGCCGCAGCCCTACGTGGACATCCTCACGAAGGCGGCACCTGCTCCTGCCCCGTCCAACTGA
- a CDS encoding ParA family protein, producing MISIAVSSQKGGVGKTTASINMAHAFARAGLRTLLVDADPQGSVGLSLTRQSRMLSGFYDYLADPGIPLERLLVPTRLETFTLVAAGQASDYEVGGAPTGAHLARVRGFLRAVEARGFDICLIDTPAGLFGLTADIIASSDAVLVPQQAEPLGIRSVPKMLEGLNRLRVIHPRLIVLGVLMTMVQNDMAESRESVNALRQLLPGDLVLRTMIPRDALFVKASARGLPVGVLEDGAGALAVFDALRAEIEAKLERSGHTSLRRDGSA from the coding sequence GTGATCAGTATTGCGGTTTCCAGTCAGAAAGGAGGCGTGGGCAAGACCACCGCCTCGATCAATATGGCTCATGCCTTCGCCCGTGCCGGGCTGCGAACCCTGCTCGTGGACGCAGATCCTCAAGGCTCGGTGGGGCTCTCGCTGACCCGCCAGTCGCGCATGCTTTCCGGCTTCTACGACTACCTCGCCGATCCCGGTATTCCGCTGGAGCGGCTGCTCGTCCCGACTCGCTTGGAAACCTTCACCTTGGTCGCTGCCGGCCAGGCCAGCGACTACGAGGTCGGCGGTGCTCCCACCGGCGCTCACCTCGCCCGCGTCCGCGGTTTCCTCCGCGCCGTCGAGGCCCGCGGCTTTGACATCTGCCTCATTGATACGCCCGCCGGTCTCTTCGGTCTCACCGCGGATATCATCGCCTCCAGCGATGCCGTGCTGGTCCCGCAACAGGCCGAGCCTCTCGGCATCCGCTCCGTCCCGAAGATGCTGGAAGGACTCAATCGCCTCCGCGTCATCCATCCGCGACTCATCGTGCTCGGCGTGCTGATGACCATGGTCCAGAACGACATGGCGGAGAGCCGCGAGTCCGTGAATGCCCTCCGCCAGCTCCTGCCGGGCGATCTCGTGCTGCGCACCATGATCCCGCGCGATGCCCTGTTCGTGAAGGCCAGCGCCCGCGGCCTTCCCGTCGGCGTGCTGGAAGACGGGGCAGGGGCCTTGGCGGTCTTCGATGCCCTGCGCGCTGAAATCGAAGCCAAGCTCGAACGTTCCGGCCACACCTCCCTCCGCCGCGATGGATCCGCTTGA
- the hisB gene encoding imidazoleglycerol-phosphate dehydratase HisB, protein MFSRSSRQNRQTAETKIDLSIDLDGEGTSSISTGIGFFDHMLTLFSRHGLFDLNLDAKGDLEVDFHHTVEDTGITLGDAMREALGDKRGIRRYGCCYLPMDETLARVVVDLSNRPHLEFRAAPNTPSAPNFPFTLVEEFCRALASNLRANIHVEVLYGRDGHHIAEAIFKGLARALREACERDPRVKGIPSTKEAL, encoded by the coding sequence ATGTTCAGCCGCTCTTCCCGCCAGAACCGCCAAACGGCGGAGACTAAAATCGACCTTTCCATCGACCTCGATGGAGAGGGCACGTCCAGCATCTCCACGGGGATCGGATTCTTCGATCACATGCTCACGCTGTTCTCGCGGCACGGGCTGTTCGACCTGAATCTCGACGCCAAGGGCGATCTGGAAGTCGATTTCCACCACACGGTGGAGGACACCGGCATCACGCTCGGCGATGCGATGCGGGAAGCGCTGGGCGACAAGCGGGGCATCCGCCGCTACGGCTGCTGCTATCTGCCGATGGATGAGACGCTCGCCCGCGTGGTGGTGGATCTCAGCAATCGGCCGCACCTGGAATTCCGCGCGGCGCCGAACACGCCGTCGGCGCCGAATTTCCCATTCACGCTGGTGGAGGAATTCTGCCGTGCGCTGGCGTCGAACTTGCGGGCGAACATTCACGTGGAGGTGCTGTATGGCCGCGATGGCCACCACATCGCCGAAGCGATCTTCAAGGGTCTGGCCCGTGCCTTGCGCGAGGCTTGTGAACGCGATCCGCGGGTGAAGGGCATTCCGAGCACGAAGGAGGCACTGTGA
- the hisH gene encoding imidazole glycerol phosphate synthase subunit HisH, whose translation MKVGIIDYGAGNLRSVANAVQALGVEFSLVSSAEEMEELTHLILPGVGSFGDCMGELEKRGLTGAIRDWAASNRPYFGICLGYQILFEESVEAPGVPGLGVFRGKVQRFTEDGRKIPHMGWNSAVPVKLADPMWEGLGGEPYFYFVHSYFPVPENENIIAMTTEYGETFASAIRSGAVVATQFHPEKSQQAGLKLLGNFLEVRALVEG comes from the coding sequence GTGAAGGTCGGCATCATCGACTACGGCGCAGGCAACCTGCGCAGCGTGGCCAATGCGGTGCAGGCGCTGGGTGTGGAGTTCAGCCTGGTTTCCTCAGCGGAGGAGATGGAGGAGCTCACGCACTTGATCCTTCCGGGCGTTGGCTCGTTCGGCGATTGCATGGGCGAGCTGGAGAAGCGTGGCTTGACCGGGGCGATCCGGGATTGGGCCGCTTCTAACAGGCCCTACTTCGGTATCTGCCTCGGCTATCAGATTCTCTTCGAGGAAAGCGTGGAGGCTCCGGGCGTGCCCGGGCTGGGCGTGTTCCGCGGGAAGGTGCAGCGCTTCACCGAAGACGGCCGCAAGATCCCGCACATGGGATGGAACTCGGCGGTGCCGGTAAAGCTCGCGGATCCCATGTGGGAAGGACTTGGCGGCGAGCCCTACTTCTACTTCGTGCACTCGTATTTCCCGGTGCCGGAGAATGAGAACATCATCGCGATGACGACGGAGTATGGCGAGACCTTCGCGAGTGCGATCCGCTCGGGAGCGGTGGTGGCGACGCAGTTCCACCCGGAGAAGAGCCAGCAGGCGGGGCTGAAGCTGTTAGGGAATTTCCTGGAGGTGAGGGCGCTGGTGGAGGGCTAA
- a CDS encoding DUF255 domain-containing protein yields the protein MTKASLPAVGLLALTVSLSSCRKEEISAGKAGAPPPVLAPEMQVNRMVNGPQGLLAARKDSPVHWQQWEPQLLKRAADAKRLVVVLVGSSQYPGCLEALDAIDRDPKCVSRLNGEFIPVLVDLESARECGVAAALLSEESKSSGLSFPFLLVMSPEGSEVAWRPIICGQPNGGDFRDVFDKAIDLVTKMWTEDPDFTLRNSKTDHERRLKQIILPDAVVDAAGRDAFLIRMTRQLSSQYEADIGILSGAGGLFPLGSLQCLASSANDPAIPAEVAGRCREAVTGFGKHVLNSAMVDPLDGGVYSIRRGNSWELPLPQRTCMTQARAARALVSLQASTGEARPLEVARGAVKFAEEQYSTQDGLFSNQRQPAPTNLRNLLWSREQIDAALTPEEAALWKARCGVQDLGNMAMEADPMKEFFRLNSLSARVPLAEAAAKAKVDAAQAAALLESGRKKLLEARRARTPEPAPATAGAASPSFRMVSAYVALFTATGEAAWRDKALNLAKRSREAFSKDNLLIEQGPPVPEAVGDARAFTYALAIQAALDLAEVTLDDSWRLWAGDLATVVAEQFTDKDGRLLEARPASTPLTLPLTDRIMLFDDSTAGLMRMNAARLEALGQPPPPEMAKLARSLPPLESQPVVVSDSLLAASFSRSRVIVELPANPSAEWREAAAKLPLDRIARRIGKGATAKILRPDGSTVTPANPAELAAAVATTRP from the coding sequence ATGACGAAAGCCAGTCTTCCCGCCGTCGGTTTGCTCGCCTTGACGGTCTCCCTTTCCTCCTGCCGGAAAGAAGAGATTAGCGCTGGAAAGGCCGGGGCACCCCCGCCCGTGCTGGCGCCGGAAATGCAGGTCAACCGGATGGTCAACGGTCCTCAGGGCCTGCTGGCCGCCCGCAAGGATTCGCCGGTTCACTGGCAGCAGTGGGAGCCACAGCTGCTCAAGCGGGCGGCGGATGCCAAGCGACTGGTGGTGGTATTGGTCGGAAGCTCACAGTATCCGGGGTGTCTGGAGGCGCTCGACGCGATCGACCGCGACCCGAAATGCGTGTCCCGGCTCAACGGGGAATTCATCCCGGTGCTAGTGGACCTGGAATCCGCTCGCGAATGCGGCGTGGCTGCGGCCCTGCTGAGCGAGGAGAGCAAGTCGAGCGGCCTCAGCTTCCCCTTCCTGCTGGTGATGTCGCCGGAAGGCAGCGAGGTCGCGTGGCGGCCGATCATTTGCGGACAGCCCAATGGCGGTGATTTCCGGGATGTCTTCGACAAGGCGATCGACCTGGTCACGAAAATGTGGACGGAGGATCCTGATTTCACGCTCCGCAACAGCAAGACGGACCATGAGAGGCGGCTGAAGCAGATCATTCTCCCCGACGCGGTGGTGGATGCCGCAGGGCGCGATGCTTTCCTGATCCGGATGACGCGGCAGCTGAGCAGCCAGTATGAGGCAGACATCGGGATCCTTTCGGGTGCCGGTGGCTTATTTCCGCTGGGGAGCTTGCAGTGCCTGGCCTCGTCCGCAAACGATCCGGCGATCCCGGCGGAAGTGGCCGGACGTTGCCGCGAGGCGGTGACGGGCTTCGGCAAGCATGTGCTCAATAGCGCGATGGTCGATCCGCTGGATGGCGGCGTTTATTCGATCCGGCGCGGGAATTCGTGGGAACTCCCGCTGCCGCAGAGGACCTGCATGACGCAGGCTCGGGCCGCGCGGGCCCTGGTCAGCCTACAGGCGTCAACGGGTGAGGCGCGACCGCTCGAAGTGGCGCGAGGTGCGGTGAAATTCGCCGAGGAGCAATACTCGACCCAGGATGGGCTCTTCTCCAACCAACGCCAGCCGGCACCCACGAACCTGCGCAACCTGCTGTGGAGTCGCGAACAAATCGATGCCGCCCTGACTCCTGAAGAGGCCGCGCTGTGGAAGGCGCGCTGTGGCGTGCAGGATCTGGGCAACATGGCCATGGAGGCGGACCCGATGAAGGAGTTTTTCCGGCTGAATTCGCTCAGCGCGCGGGTGCCACTGGCGGAAGCGGCAGCCAAGGCCAAGGTGGATGCGGCGCAGGCAGCAGCACTGCTTGAAAGCGGGCGGAAGAAGCTGCTGGAGGCGCGCCGCGCCAGGACGCCGGAGCCAGCACCGGCCACCGCAGGAGCCGCCTCGCCGAGCTTCCGGATGGTGTCCGCCTATGTGGCCCTCTTCACGGCGACGGGTGAGGCCGCCTGGCGGGACAAGGCGCTCAATCTCGCCAAACGGTCGCGGGAAGCCTTTTCCAAGGACAATCTGCTGATCGAGCAAGGCCCGCCGGTCCCGGAAGCAGTCGGAGATGCGCGGGCCTTCACCTATGCGCTGGCCATTCAAGCGGCGCTGGATTTGGCCGAGGTGACGCTGGACGACTCGTGGCGGCTCTGGGCCGGAGATCTGGCGACGGTGGTGGCGGAGCAATTCACCGACAAGGACGGCCGCCTGCTGGAGGCACGGCCTGCCTCGACGCCGCTGACGCTCCCCCTCACCGACCGAATCATGCTTTTCGACGACTCCACCGCCGGCCTGATGCGGATGAACGCGGCTCGTCTGGAGGCGCTGGGACAGCCGCCGCCGCCGGAAATGGCGAAGCTGGCCCGATCCCTGCCGCCGCTGGAAAGCCAGCCGGTGGTGGTGAGCGATTCGCTGCTGGCAGCCTCCTTCAGCCGGTCGCGGGTGATCGTCGAGCTACCCGCCAATCCCAGTGCGGAGTGGCGTGAGGCGGCCGCGAAATTGCCGCTCGACCGGATCGCGAGGCGGATCGGGAAGGGTGCTACCGCGAAGATTCTCCGCCCGGATGGCAGCACTGTCACCCCCGCCAATCCGGCCGAATTGGCCGCCGCGGTCGCAACTACCAGACCGTGA